From the Mammaliicoccus sciuri genome, the window CAGGCGGATCATTTATATTCCCAATTGCAGCAATGTCAAACGTAGCACAAGGGGCAGCAACACTCGCAGCATTCTTTATTGTGAAGAATCATAAAATGAAAGGTACTGCTTCAGCAGCAGGTATTTCTGCATTGTTAGGTATTACAGAGCCTGCTATGTTTGGTATAAACTTAAAGTTACGTTATCCATTTATCGGTGCGATTATAGGGTCAGGTGTAGGTTCTTGTTATGTAGCTGCAACAAAAGTAAAAGCTATTGCACTCGGTACAGCCGGATTACCAGGATTTATTTCTATAGCTCCAGGTAGTTGGTTTAACTATATTATCGGTATGGTGATAGCAATTGTTGTCGCATTCGTTGTTACAATTGTATTATCTAGAAGAAAAGCATATAGAGATGTGCAATCATAATATTTGTTACGACCTCTCATTATTTCGTACAATAGAAGTAGTTATTAAATGGAGGTATTGAACATGAAATTAAATGAAATTGAATTATATCCTACAGAAAAAGTTGGTCCAAGTGTATTAGGAACAATTATTTATAAAGTAGGCGAACAAAGCCAATTTAAAGGGGCATATATTACAACAAACGAACGTGTTATTATGAGCGTTGATATGAACGGTGAACCTTATAAAAGAGTATTTAGTTATCAAGATATCAAAGCCGTTACAATAGAAGATAAAGGTGTATTATTTATTGAATTCCCTCAAGGAAAAGTTGCAATGATTGATATTGAAGAAGGCGACAAAGAAGCATTCAAAGATTACGTTAACAATCTTGTTCAACAATAAATAACATCGTTAAAAACCTTTCAATGAAGACCATAACTGGTCTAAATTGAAAGGTTTTTTATATGCAAATGATGAAATTAATTAACCGTTATTCATGCTAATTATATTGATTTCGTTAAATATTTTATCAAGCTTTTTAAAGTCTATATCACCATCTGCTAATTCAGACCAATGTATAATTGCCGCTAAATTAGATCCATAAATAAATGGAAGTAAAGATTGTGGTATGTGGGTTGGAGTCGTAACTTTATCAATATTATTTTTGAAATCTTTACTAAATACTTCAATGAAGTGTTTAAGAATTTCATCCATAAATGCAGTATCACTATTATCTTTTTGCTTTTCAAATACGTCGCCTAGCTCACTGATAAATGCCTTTTCCATCGATTGAAACGGATGATGTAGACGGTCGTATAAATCTAATTCAAAGAAATCTTTCGTATATTCGCTTAATGCATATTGTAAGAGATCAAACTTATCCATAAAATGCTTGTAAAATGTTGTTCTATGTATAAGAGAAGCATGACAAATTTCATTTACAGTAATTTCTGAGAAATTTTTCTCTTTAAGAATCGAGATTAATGTTTCAGTGAGTGCTTTTTTAGTTTTAATCACACGTAAATCCGTTTGTTTAGTCAAAATAAATTCCACTCCTTTAATATACAGTGTATGCATAAAACTTATGAAATGCAAATAGGGAGGTTGTGAATTACAGTTGATATGAGTTTTGTATGGGAGCGTGTCGTTATTAGCAGTTTTGGAGAGAAGTGCAAATACTGAGGTCGTTATTAGCAGTTTTGTTGAGAAGTGCAAGTACTGGGGTAGTTATTAGCAGTTTTGATGAGAAGTGCAAATATTGAGTGCGTTATTAGCAGTTTTGGAGAGAAGTGCAAATACTGAGGTTGTTATTAGCAGTTTTGATGAGAAGTGCAAATATTGAGTGCGTTATTAGCAGTTTTGGAGAGAAGTGCAAATACTGAGGTAGTTATTAGCAGATTTGTTGAGAAGTGCAAATACTGGGGTAGTTATTAGCAGTTTTGTTGAGAAGTGCAAATACTGAGGTCGTTATTAGCAGTTTTGATGAGAAGTGCAAATACCGAGTGTGTTAGTAACAGTTCAGCGGAGTTTTGTAACTAACAACTCCGTTATGAACAAGTTTGGTCGAAAGTGTTCACAAGGCCCTCGTTATGAACAAGTTTAGCCAGAAGTGTTCGCAACAGCCCCATATATATACAAGAGACTGGGACATAATGTAATGTCTCAGTCTCTTGTAGTATCTTGGCAGTAGATGACTGAATTGAAATGCGCTTGTACCAAGCTTTTTCAACTCTAGTCATCCTTGCCGGGGCGGGACTACGAAATCTTTTTTATAAATTAGATTTCTGTCCCGCTCCCTGCTTTATTATTTAGTTAACATATCTTTGAAGTATTTAGATTGTTTTTCGATTGAAATTGGATCTGAATACATAAATTCATTTCTTGGATAGTAGTACACGTGATTTTCTTTAACTGCTGGTGTGTTTTTCCAAATGCTACCTTTAGTTAATGAAGAATTTGGTGCTTTTCCATTTTCAGTTGGGATTAATAAATAATCACCAGTGTATTTATTAAAGTTTTCGAATGAAGTTGTTAACCAACCTTCTTTAGGGATGTCTTTTTGTGCTGCTTCTGGATGTTTGAATCCAAATCCTTGATAAATGACTTCTGAACCTCTACCAAAGTTCTTACCGATTAATGTAAGTTCTTTAGGTCCAACTTCCATGATAGAAACTGTGCTGTCTTTGCCAATTTTATCTTGAACTTCTTTCGCGTCTTTAGCCATGATATCTTCTAATTCTTTAACTTGTTCTTTAGCTTTATCTTCTTTACCTAATAATTTCCCGATTTCAATGTGTACCTCTTTAAAAGTACGTTTACTGTGGTCGAATGGTACAGTAGGTGCTATTTTTTCATATTTTTTAATTTGTGGGTTAGCATTATAAGTAATGATTAAATCTGGTTTAAGCTTTGTAACAGCTTCAATATCTTCAGAACCAACACGTTTCCCGTCTTTATCGTCAACATATTTTGATTTAGGGAAATCAGCATCTGTTCCGACTGGATCAACTCCAAGTTTTTGGAAGTTACCTTGGTTAGTTGTTAATACGACTACACGTTTTGGATTGTTAGGAATCTCAATTGTTTTACCTTCATCTGTTTTATATTTGTGAGTTTTGCTTTTAGATGAGTCATCATCTTTGTTGCCACAAGCTGCTAATATAAGTAACAATGTAGCGAGGAATACAAGTAATTTTTTTGTCATTTTTCTCTCTCCTAATTGATAATTACTTTCAATTATATCATGTTAATTTGTTAAATAGTATCCATTTTTTTTAATTTTAAATTTGTGTATTAATTGTAAATAACGGATAATAAACTGTAACGATGGAGGTGATGTCTCATGCATGAAATTAGAATAGAATGTCCTAAAATATTCGACTATGAAAAATGCTTAGATTATTTAAAAAGAGATGAGAATGAAGTGTTATTTGAAGTTGAAGATCATAAAATTTATCGTGCGATTAATTTAGAAGGCGAGCGCCTGTTGATGTGTATTTATTATCATCGTCATTATTTAATTGTTGAGATTTTAAATGATGTTTCTTTAAATCCCGCACTTACTGAAAAAATAATTGCATTTATAGAAGAATGGTTCGATTTCTCAGCAGATTTATCATCGTTTTACCAATATGGTAGAAAAAATGAAATACTAAAGCCGTTAATCCAGGAATTATATGGTTTAAGGTTGATTAGAATTCCAAATTTATTTGAAGCTATTTCCTGGGGCATAATTGGACAGCAAATTAATTTAACATTTGCATACCAACTTAAAAAGAGACTTGTTCAAACTTATGGGGAGAAAATAACTTACAACCATAAAGCTTATTACATCCATCCTACAACTGAAGTGATTGCGAATGTTTCAGTTCAAGAGTTAATGGATTTGAAATTCTCAAGAAGAAAAGCAGAATATTTAATAGATATTGCGAAAAGAATGCATTCTCAAATGTTATCTAAAGACATGTTAATGGATATTGAAGATACAAATGAAATTGAGCGCACACTTATTAAAATTAGAGGGATTGGTCCTTGGACAGCACATTATGTTATGATGCGTGCGTTAGGTGTTCAGGATGCTTTTCCAATCGGGGATGTTGGTTTACAAAACGCATTGAAAGACATCTTGAATTTAGATAAGAAACCATCTAAAGAACAAATGTTAAGTTTGAATGAAGGTTGGCATGAGTGGAGTTCTTATGCAACGTTTTATATATGGCGAGCACCACATATTCAAAATTAAAGAGTTGGATTGAAATCTCTATGATAAATAGGGTATTTCATCCAACTCTTATTGTTTAGTCTAAAGTTTGATCTTCACCATTAAAGATAAGTTTCGGTTCAATAGTTGCTTTTAAAGAATGTGCAACCGTACAATATTTTTCGACACTCAGTTTTATAGATCGCTTTAATTTTTTTAAATCCACTTCACCTTCGACATCAAAAATTAATGTGACATGTTTCACTGCTCGAGATGTTGTATCTTCTCTTTCATCATCTACAGTAATTTCTAATTTTGTAACTTGTGCTAAACGTTCTTTCATTAAATTGGTAACATCAATTCCAGTACATCCAGCTAAACCGCTTAGCATAAGTTCAACAGGAGATGGACCGTTGTCATCTCCACCTGATTCTGTTGGTGCATCAGAAATGATATCATGACCAAATTTGGATTGTGATTTAAAAGTTTTCTTACCTTGCCACGTAGACTTCATCATTAAGCTCTCCTCCTCTTTTTTTAAATTGTATCAACTTCAAATAATATAGACTAGTAAATCGTCTTTCCCATAATCATTCACTAAAATAAAAAAATTTGTTTTATGTCTTTTTGTTCATATTCAGTTCATATTGCCTCGTTATGATATGTATATACATTAAAGAGAGAGGAACGGATAGACATGAAACTAGCACTTAAAGAGCTTACTTATTACAAATTTAAATATCTACTCGTAACATTAATTTTATTCTTATTAGCATTTTTAGTGTTATTTATATCAGCTTTAGCACAAGGATTAGCTAAAGAGAACGTATCGGGAATTGAACAATGGAATAAAAGTACTTACGTAATTGCCAGTGATGCCGACAATAACTTGAGTCAGTCTAATATTACGACGAAAACTGATGACGCTGTTAATACAATCGCTAAAGGCGACACAATCAAAACAGCAATGCAAAAAATTGATACTAAAAGCGGGAAAACGGATTTAATGTTTACACAAATGACAAATAACATTAAACCGAAACCATCAGAAGGACATTTACCACAAAATAAAAACGAAGTGTTATTGAATGAAAAATTAAAAGCAGACGGCTTTAAAGTAGGGGACGAAATTAAATTATCAGAAGGCGGTCAATCATATAAAATCTCAGGATTCGCTGATAATATCATGTTCTCACATACATCTATGGCATATGTAAATGAAAATGGTATGGATGCGTTGAAAGGTCATCATATTTCAGTCATTGCATATGACAACTTGAATGATCATCAAAAAAATGAAATCAACGATGTAGACAATGTTAAAGTCATTTCACAAGATGACATGTTAAATGCCATTCCAAGTTATAACGCAGAACAACAACCATTGAACTTGATGATTGTATTCTTATTCGTTATTTCAGCTATTGTTATTACGGCATTCTTCTATGTTATGACAATTCAAAAAACAAGCCAATTTGGTATTTTAAAAGCAATCGGTACAAAAAACATATCACTTATCGCATCATTAATGTTCCAAATTCTGATGATCACATTAATAGGCGTGGTCTTATCTATTGCCGTTATATTCATCATCAACAGTGTGATGCCAGTTTCAATGCCATTCTATATTGACGCAAACTTAATGATGTTAATGGTAGCCGTATTCATCGTTGTTTCATTAATCGGCGCCGTATTATCACTGATAAAAGTGACAAAAATCGAACCACTTGAAGCTATAGGAGGAGAATAATAATGGGGTTAGTTGTTGAACATGTTACAAAATCATTCGGAGAAAATGAAGCAAAAACACAAGTATTAAATGACATTACATTTACAGCAGAAAAAGGACAGCTTGTTATTTTGAATGGCGCTTCTGGTTCAGGGAAATCTACATTACTTTCTATTATTGGTGGATTACTTGGCAAAAGCTCAGGAGAAATAACCTTAGACGATTTAGCTTATGTAGACTTATCAGATAAAAAATTAACAGATATGAGATTGAATCAAATAGGGTTTATCTTTCAATCATCACACTTAATACCATATTTAAATGTTACAGATCAACTTGTTTATGTTGGTGAAATGGCTGGTATGCGTAAAAAAGATGCTAAAGAAAGAGCTGAAAAATTATTAAAACAAATTGGTTTATCTCATCGACTCAAATCATATCCAAATGAATTGTCAGGTGGGGAAAAACAACGTGTTGCAATTATGAGAGCTTGGATGAATCATCCAAAAATGATTTTGGCAGATGAACCTACTGCAAGTTTAGATTCAAAACGTGCAATAGAAGTAGCAAAAATGATTAAAAATAGTGTGAAAGAAAATAATTCAATTGGTATTATTATTACACATGATGAAAGAATATTTGAATTTGCAGATAAAGTGATTAAATTAAGTGACGGAAGAATTGAGGAACAAGTATCATAATTAGAAAAAGAGGCTGGAGATTGTTAAGCATCTCACAGCCGTTTTTTGTATGTTTATTTTTTAATAAATCCTTTTAAATTTAATTTTTCTAGAATATCTGGTCTTGTTTTTTTGCTCATCATATTCTTAATTTGTTCTGACCAAGATTCTGAGCGCTTGCCTTGGGTACGTTTTTCATAATATTCTTGAATGTCTTTGTCATATTGTTTAATTTGACTAAGTTGTTGTTCTTTGTCGGCACTATATTGATTTTCGTGGAATACATGTTCAAATGGTAAGCGTTGCTTAGGTGACCCTTGATCGTCATCGCTCGGTACACCGACAGCCATACCGAATAGAGGGAAGACATGCTCAGGTAAGTTTAATATCTCACTCACTCGACCAACATCGTTACGTAATGAGCCTAAATAAACAATACCTAAGCCCATATCTTCAGCAGTTAAAGCTACATTCTGTGCAGCAAGTGCAACATCTATCGTACCAACGAGCAAGCCTTCAGCTGACTCAAAACTAGGTTGCATGTTTCCTTGTGTTTCTTCGTTAATTAAACTATGACGGTAATAATCTATAACATACACAAATAAATAACCGTTATCGACAACATGTTGTTGCCCTGATACTTCTTTTAATGCTTGTTTAATTTCTGGGTCTGTAATACCAATAATAGAATAAGCTTGAACGTAACTTGAAGTTGAAGCCATTTGTCCTGCTTTTACTAATTTTTCTACAGTCTCTTTAGAAAGAGGTTCATCTTTAAAATGTCTAACAGATCGATGCTGTTGTGTTAAGTCAAATACGCTTTGATTCATTGTGTTCAGTGCTCCTTTATAATACTCATGATATATAAATGTTATCAAAAATATTAAAAATATTCATATAAGGTGCTTTAAATAAAAAAAGCGTTTAAGATGTTAAATGATCTCCTAAACACTTATTAAGTGAAACTTATTTAATTTTATTTAACGCTTGTTCTAAATCTTTAATAATGTCTTCGCTAGATTCTGTACCAACGGACAAGCGGACTAAGTCTTTTGTAACGCCTGATGCAAGTTGTTCTTCGTCTGTTAATTGTTGGTGTGTTGTACTTGCTGGATGTATGATAAGTGATTTAGAGTCACCAACGTTTGCTAGTAAAGAGAATAAATTCAGTGCTTCAACAAATTCGGGAATTGCTTCTGAATCCCCTTTAACACCAAATGTTAAGATGGCACCTTGGCCATTAGGTAAGTATTTAGTTGCGAGTTCGTGATATTGATTAGATTTAAGCCCAGGATAATTAACCCAGCTTACTTTTTTGTGATTTTCTAGAAACTCTGCAACTTTTTGAGCATTTTCAGAATGACGTTCTGTTCTTAAATGTAAAGTTTCAAGTCCGATTAGGAATTGTTGTGCATTAAATGGAGAAAGTGCTGGTCCAATGTCTCGCAATAATTGTACACGTGCTTTCGTAATGTATGCAGCTGCACCAACGTCATTAACATAAGATACACCATGATAACTTGGATCAGGTTCAACTAAACCAGGGAATTTGCCATTATCCCAGTTAAATTGACCACTATCTACAATCACACCACCAATTGATGTACCGTGACCACCAATAAATTTAGTCGCAGAATGGACAACGATGTCAGCACCATATTTAATTGGTTGTAGTAGGTGAGGTGTAGCAAATGTATTATCAACGATTAATGGAATACCATTATCGTGAGCAACTTTAGCAACAGCTTCAATATCTAATACATCTATACGTGGGTTACCAATTGTTTCAGCGAAAATAAGTTTCGTATTTTCATTGATTGCTGCTTCAAAATTTGCTGGATCATCTGGGTCTACAAAATGTACTTTAATGCCAAATTTCTTTAAAGTTACATCAAATAAATTATATGTACCACCATATAGGTTAGTAGATGCGACTACTTCAGAGCCACTTTCTGCAATATTTAATATACTCAACGTAATGGCTGCTTGACCGCTACCAACACTTAATGCTGCTAGTCCACCTTCTAATAAAGCGATACGTTTCTCGAATACATCATTTGTTGGGTTCATAATTCGAGAATATATGTTTCCTTCTTCAGCTAAAGCGAATAAGTTCTTCGCATGTTCAGTAGATTTAAACGTATATGAAGTTGTTTGATGAATAGGTACAGCTGTAGAACCTGTTACAGGATCAGGTACTTGACCACCGTGAATTGCTAATGTCTCTTTATTCCAATTTTCTTGTGTCATTAAAAAATACCTCCTTAAGTTATATATGCCATTATAGTCAGATAATTTAAAAAATTCAATTAAATCCGAGTTAAAAGATAAGGAAATTTTATAAAGCCTGTTAAAATGCATTTTTAGATTAAAACCGACTTTACTTATAAGAATAGTTGTGATAAATTCAACATATTATTACGTTCGGGAGTGGATGACTTGCTTAAAGTTGAAGGGTTGTATCATAAATTTGGTACACAAGAAATTTTGAAAAATATAAATTTTGAACAAGAAAAAGGTACCGTCACAACAATTATTGGGCCAAGTGGATCGGGGAAGACGACGCTACTAAGAAGTTTAAATATGCTTGAAACACCATATAAAGGATTGATTGAACTCGGGAATTGTAAGTTCGATGTGGAAAATTATCAAAAGTAGGATGTTACGCGCTTAAGAAGTCAATCTGCAATGGTCTTTCAGCACTATAATTTGTTTAAAAACCGTACAATTATAGAAAACATTACAGAAGGTTTGATATACGGACAAGGAATGAAGAAGAAAGATGCTAAAGAGAAAGCTATGAAATATCTTAAAAAAGTATCTTTAGATGATAAAGCAGATGTTTATCCTGTTCAATTGTCAGGTGGGAAACAGCAACGAGTAGGTATCGTGAGAGCGCTCAGTATTGAGCCTGAAGTATTGTTATTAGATGAACCAACTTCAGCACTTGATCCGGAATCTGTACAAGGTGTGTTAAATATTATTCAAGAAATCGCAAGCGAAGGTAGAACGATGGTTATTGTAACGCATGAAATTCAATTTGCGAAAGAAGTATCTGATCAAGTTGTGTTTATGGATAAAGGTGAAATTATTGAAAGCGGAACACCAGAAGCCGTTATAGATAATCCAGCGTCTGAACGTACGAGAACATTCTTAAGTCGTTTAACACCAGTCGGATTGTAGGAGGTAAAGAATGAAGTATATTAAATTATTGATTTTGATGATGCTCATCATTTCTTTATCTGGTTGCGGAACAATCACGAAAGAAAATAACGGCAAAAAAGTTATCAAAGTGGCTTTATCTGCAGAAGTCAATCCGCCGTATTTATATACAGATAGTGAAAATAAACCAGTCAGATACGATA encodes:
- a CDS encoding ABC transporter ATP-binding protein, which gives rise to MGLVVEHVTKSFGENEAKTQVLNDITFTAEKGQLVILNGASGSGKSTLLSIIGGLLGKSSGEITLDDLAYVDLSDKKLTDMRLNQIGFIFQSSHLIPYLNVTDQLVYVGEMAGMRKKDAKERAEKLLKQIGLSHRLKSYPNELSGGEKQRVAIMRAWMNHPKMILADEPTASLDSKRAIEVAKMIKNSVKENNSIGIIITHDERIFEFADKVIKLSDGRIEEQVS
- a CDS encoding homocysteine synthase, yielding MTQENWNKETLAIHGGQVPDPVTGSTAVPIHQTTSYTFKSTEHAKNLFALAEEGNIYSRIMNPTNDVFEKRIALLEGGLAALSVGSGQAAITLSILNIAESGSEVVASTNLYGGTYNLFDVTLKKFGIKVHFVDPDDPANFEAAINENTKLIFAETIGNPRIDVLDIEAVAKVAHDNGIPLIVDNTFATPHLLQPIKYGADIVVHSATKFIGGHGTSIGGVIVDSGQFNWDNGKFPGLVEPDPSYHGVSYVNDVGAAAYITKARVQLLRDIGPALSPFNAQQFLIGLETLHLRTERHSENAQKVAEFLENHKKVSWVNYPGLKSNQYHELATKYLPNGQGAILTFGVKGDSEAIPEFVEALNLFSLLANVGDSKSLIIHPASTTHQQLTDEEQLASGVTKDLVRLSVGTESSEDIIKDLEQALNKIK
- a CDS encoding OsmC family protein, with the translated sequence MMKSTWQGKKTFKSQSKFGHDIISDAPTESGGDDNGPSPVELMLSGLAGCTGIDVTNLMKERLAQVTKLEITVDDEREDTTSRAVKHVTLIFDVEGEVDLKKLKRSIKLSVEKYCTVAHSLKATIEPKLIFNGEDQTLD
- a CDS encoding ABC transporter substrate-binding protein; its protein translation is MTKKLLVFLATLLLILAACGNKDDDSSKSKTHKYKTDEGKTIEIPNNPKRVVVLTTNQGNFQKLGVDPVGTDADFPKSKYVDDKDGKRVGSEDIEAVTKLKPDLIITYNANPQIKKYEKIAPTVPFDHSKRTFKEVHIEIGKLLGKEDKAKEQVKELEDIMAKDAKEVQDKIGKDSTVSIMEVGPKELTLIGKNFGRGSEVIYQGFGFKHPEAAQKDIPKEGWLTTSFENFNKYTGDYLLIPTENGKAPNSSLTKGSIWKNTPAVKENHVYYYPRNEFMYSDPISIEKQSKYFKDMLTK
- the nfsA gene encoding oxygen-insensitive NADPH nitroreductase; amino-acid sequence: MNQSVFDLTQQHRSVRHFKDEPLSKETVEKLVKAGQMASTSSYVQAYSIIGITDPEIKQALKEVSGQQHVVDNGYLFVYVIDYYRHSLINEETQGNMQPSFESAEGLLVGTIDVALAAQNVALTAEDMGLGIVYLGSLRNDVGRVSEILNLPEHVFPLFGMAVGVPSDDDQGSPKQRLPFEHVFHENQYSADKEQQLSQIKQYDKDIQEYYEKRTQGKRSESWSEQIKNMMSKKTRPDILEKLNLKGFIKK
- a CDS encoding ABC transporter permease, whose amino-acid sequence is MKLALKELTYYKFKYLLVTLILFLLAFLVLFISALAQGLAKENVSGIEQWNKSTYVIASDADNNLSQSNITTKTDDAVNTIAKGDTIKTAMQKIDTKSGKTDLMFTQMTNNIKPKPSEGHLPQNKNEVLLNEKLKADGFKVGDEIKLSEGGQSYKISGFADNIMFSHTSMAYVNENGMDALKGHHISVIAYDNLNDHQKNEINDVDNVKVISQDDMLNAIPSYNAEQQPLNLMIVFLFVISAIVITAFFYVMTIQKTSQFGILKAIGTKNISLIASLMFQILMITLIGVVLSIAVIFIINSVMPVSMPFYIDANLMMLMVAVFIVVSLIGAVLSLIKVTKIEPLEAIGGE
- a CDS encoding TetR/AcrR family transcriptional regulator, with protein sequence MTKQTDLRVIKTKKALTETLISILKEKNFSEITVNEICHASLIHRTTFYKHFMDKFDLLQYALSEYTKDFFELDLYDRLHHPFQSMEKAFISELGDVFEKQKDNSDTAFMDEILKHFIEVFSKDFKNNIDKVTTPTHIPQSLLPFIYGSNLAAIIHWSELADGDIDFKKLDKIFNEINIISMNNG
- a CDS encoding DNA-3-methyladenine glycosylase family protein, which produces MHEIRIECPKIFDYEKCLDYLKRDENEVLFEVEDHKIYRAINLEGERLLMCIYYHRHYLIVEILNDVSLNPALTEKIIAFIEEWFDFSADLSSFYQYGRKNEILKPLIQELYGLRLIRIPNLFEAISWGIIGQQINLTFAYQLKKRLVQTYGEKITYNHKAYYIHPTTEVIANVSVQELMDLKFSRRKAEYLIDIAKRMHSQMLSKDMLMDIEDTNEIERTLIKIRGIGPWTAHYVMMRALGVQDAFPIGDVGLQNALKDILNLDKKPSKEQMLSLNEGWHEWSSYATFYIWRAPHIQN